Genomic segment of Rhodococcus rhodochrous:
TCGGCCAGTACCCGCTGGTCTCCATCGAGGATCCGCTCAGCGAGGACGACTGGGAGGGCTGGGTCGCGCTCACCGAGGAGATCGGCGACCGGATCCAGCTCGTCGGCGACGACCTGTTCGTCACCAACCCGGAGCGTCTCGAGGACGGCATCGTCAAGGGCGCCGCGAACGCGCTGCTCGTGAAGGTCAACCAGATCGGCACCCTCACCGAGACCCTCGACGCCGTCGACCTCGCGCACCGCAACGGCTACAAGACGATGATGAGCCACCGGTCCGGCGAGACCGAGGACACCACCATCGCCGATCTCGCCGTCGCCGTCGGCAGCGGACAGATCAAGACCGGCGCGCCCGCCCGCTCCGAGCGTGTCGCGAAGTACAACCAGCTGCTGCGCATCGAGGAGTCCCTCGGTGACGTCGCTCGCTATGCCGGCGAGCTCGCCTTCCCGCGGTTCTCCGTCGAGGGCTGATCGCCGGCATGAGTCAGCGCGGTAGATCCCGTCCCGGAGCGAGGCGCACCCGCACCGAGGGTGTGTCGGGCGTCCGGCGTCCGGGCCGGGTCCGGCCCACGGGATCTACCGCCCCGGCCGAACACGCGGCCGAGAACGCGGGTGCGCGGCCCGCCGGCCGCGAGGACCCCGTTCATTCGTCGCCCGGTCGCGGCCGGCCCGGTGGTTCGGGGCGAGCCCGCCCCACCAGGGTCGGCGCGCCCCGCGACTCCCGACGTACCCGCACCGAACGCACCGTCCTGGGCCTGTCCACCGGCCGCGCCGTGGTGCTCGCCCTCGTCGTGTGCGGTCTCGCCCTCACCCTCGCCGTGCCGCTGCGCACCTATGTGAGCCAGCGTTCCGAAGCCGAGCAGCTCGCCGCCGAACGCGTGCAGCTCGAACAGGAGATCGCGGCGCTCGAGGAACAGAAGGCCCGCATGGAGGATCCGGCCTGGGTCCGCGCCCAGGCCCGCGAGCGACTGCGGTTCGTCGTCCCCGGCGACATTCCCTACCAGGTACAACTCCCGGGCGATGCCCCGCCCGAACGCGAGGAGCGCGAACCGGAGCGGCCGACGACCGGCGCCTGGTACAGCGACCTGTGGTTGTCGGTCTCAGAACCGGCACCCGAACCCGAGCCCGAACCCGTGCCGCAGCAGATGCCTGTGGCACCCCCAGAACCAGGAGATGTTCCCGGGTGACCGATCACGTCACGCAAGAAGACC
This window contains:
- a CDS encoding FtsB family cell division protein, translated to MSQRGRSRPGARRTRTEGVSGVRRPGRVRPTGSTAPAEHAAENAGARPAGREDPVHSSPGRGRPGGSGRARPTRVGAPRDSRRTRTERTVLGLSTGRAVVLALVVCGLALTLAVPLRTYVSQRSEAEQLAAERVQLEQEIAALEEQKARMEDPAWVRAQARERLRFVVPGDIPYQVQLPGDAPPEREEREPERPTTGAWYSDLWLSVSEPAPEPEPEPVPQQMPVAPPEPGDVPG